A window of the Halopseudomonas phragmitis genome harbors these coding sequences:
- the recQ gene encoding DNA helicase RecQ: protein MREQALQRLREVFGYSQFRGQQSDIIDQVAQGGDALVLMPTGGGKSLCYQIPGLLRSGLTVVVSPLIALMDDQVATLNELGLRAAALNSTLDEQAQREIADSMRRGELEFLYLAPERLVKPRTLAFLQSLEIALFAIDEAHCVSQWGHDFRPEYLQLGVLAEQFPGVPRIALTATADERTRQEMIQRLKLEQARCFVSGFDRPNIFYRIVPKDRPRQQLQQFLAQHRGNAGIVYCMSRKKVEDTAQWLSEQGWPALPYHAGLSAELRSYHQKRFLNEEGLIMVATIAFGMGIDKSNVRFVAHLDLPKSVEAYYQETGRAGRDGLPADAWMAYGLQDVLMLNQIMANSEGDERHKRIERHKLDAMLALCELTSCRRQTLLGYFDETLAEPCGHCDNCLEPVSTWDGSEAARMALSTAYRSGQRYGVGHLIDILLGRDNDKIRSAGHQHLSTYGIGKQLSEADWRSVFRQLIARGLMDIDLDGYGGLRLNDSCRPLLRGEQGLALRRDPSRSAPLPGRSSDRPVIADADRELWERLRALRKRLAEAHSVPPYVIFPDSTLVDMLRQRPATLQDMALVSGVGAHKLERYGAEFLQVLLEGQGRDPAAESAQGSAREAVALALAGMGAEQIAHQLGQPVKQVWMQLAQAISLGQLALEQVLDLPAEQIERLQDAFLNDGGDELPGVRTLARQLDEPVDEGILHCIRAALELEISGA from the coding sequence ATGCGCGAGCAAGCGTTACAACGGCTGCGGGAGGTATTTGGCTACAGTCAGTTCCGTGGCCAGCAGAGCGATATTATCGATCAGGTAGCCCAAGGTGGCGATGCCCTGGTGTTGATGCCGACCGGTGGCGGTAAATCGCTGTGCTACCAGATCCCCGGCCTGTTGCGTTCAGGGCTGACAGTCGTGGTGTCGCCGTTGATCGCGCTGATGGACGATCAGGTCGCCACGCTCAACGAGCTGGGCCTGCGAGCGGCAGCCTTGAATTCAACCCTGGATGAGCAGGCTCAGCGTGAGATTGCCGATAGCATGCGCCGCGGCGAGCTGGAATTTCTCTATTTGGCTCCTGAGCGCTTGGTCAAGCCCCGAACTCTGGCCTTTCTGCAGAGCCTGGAGATCGCCCTGTTTGCGATTGACGAGGCCCACTGTGTGTCCCAATGGGGGCACGATTTCCGTCCGGAATACCTGCAACTCGGGGTGTTGGCCGAGCAGTTCCCCGGGGTGCCGCGCATTGCCCTGACCGCTACTGCCGATGAGCGTACCCGTCAGGAAATGATCCAGCGTCTGAAGCTGGAGCAGGCGCGCTGCTTCGTATCCGGTTTCGACCGGCCGAACATCTTCTACCGGATCGTACCCAAGGACCGGCCTCGCCAGCAGTTGCAGCAGTTCCTGGCCCAGCACCGGGGCAATGCCGGCATTGTCTATTGCATGTCGCGCAAGAAGGTCGAAGACACTGCCCAGTGGCTCAGTGAACAGGGCTGGCCGGCTTTGCCCTATCACGCCGGGCTCTCGGCGGAGCTGCGCAGCTATCACCAGAAGCGTTTTCTCAACGAGGAAGGGCTGATCATGGTCGCTACCATTGCCTTCGGTATGGGAATCGACAAGTCCAATGTGCGCTTTGTTGCCCATCTGGACCTGCCCAAGAGCGTTGAGGCCTATTACCAGGAAACCGGCCGGGCGGGGCGGGATGGCTTGCCGGCCGATGCCTGGATGGCCTATGGGTTGCAGGATGTTCTGATGCTCAACCAGATCATGGCCAACTCCGAAGGTGATGAGCGGCACAAGCGCATTGAGCGGCACAAGCTGGATGCCATGCTGGCTCTATGCGAGTTGACCAGTTGCCGGCGCCAGACCTTGCTGGGCTATTTCGACGAAACGCTGGCCGAGCCTTGCGGTCATTGTGATAACTGCCTGGAGCCGGTAAGCACCTGGGATGGCAGTGAAGCGGCGCGCATGGCACTGTCGACGGCCTACCGCAGCGGCCAGCGTTATGGCGTTGGGCATCTTATCGATATTTTGCTGGGACGCGACAACGACAAGATTCGCAGCGCCGGTCATCAGCACCTGTCTACATACGGGATTGGCAAGCAGCTTAGCGAGGCAGACTGGCGCTCGGTTTTTCGCCAGTTGATTGCCCGCGGCCTGATGGATATCGATCTGGATGGATATGGCGGGCTGCGTCTGAACGATAGCTGTCGTCCTTTGCTGCGCGGTGAACAGGGGCTGGCGTTGCGTCGCGATCCCAGTCGCTCGGCACCGTTGCCGGGCCGCAGCAGCGATCGCCCGGTGATCGCCGACGCCGATCGGGAGCTGTGGGAGCGACTGCGGGCGTTGCGCAAGCGCCTGGCTGAGGCCCACAGCGTGCCGCCTTATGTGATTTTCCCGGACTCAACCCTGGTCGATATGCTGCGTCAACGGCCTGCGACGCTGCAGGATATGGCGCTGGTCAGCGGGGTGGGTGCCCATAAGCTGGAGCGTTACGGGGCCGAATTTTTGCAGGTATTGCTTGAGGGGCAAGGCCGTGATCCGGCGGCTGAGAGTGCCCAGGGCAGCGCTCGCGAGGCTGTAGCACTGGCCTTGGCCGGAATGGGGGCGGAGCAGATTGCGCACCAGCTCGGCCAGCCGGTCAAGCAGGTCTGGATGCAGTTGGCGCAGGCGATCAGTCTGGGGCAGTTGGCGTTGGAGCAGGTGCTCGATCTGCCGGCCGAGCAAATCGAACGCTTGCAGGATGCCTTTCTCAATGATGGCGGCGATGAGCTGCCTGGAGTGCGGACCTTGGCCCGGCAACTGGATGAGCCGGTGGACGAAGGCATTCTGCACTGTATCCGGGCTGCTCTGGAGCTGGAGATTTCTGGCGCCTGA
- a CDS encoding patatin-like phospholipase family protein produces MFKRLVFVLLVVLTPLLQAQADQLRTGLVLSGGGARGLAHIGVLKQIEELNIPIHAIAGTSMGAVIGGLYAAGYSADELQAIALELDWVNTLSDNPMREDIPYRRKQDDRDFLVKQRLTFDRGRLGLPLGLLQGQNLTLALETLLVHTNDVENFDRLPIPFRAVATDIATGEAVVFDQGHLPQAIRASIALPGFFSPVKIGDRLLVDGVLSKNVPVDVARSMGVDRVIVVDIGTPLKSASDLNSILDIMDQTTTLLTRANTEKQLATLGPNDLLLQPALGDMGFSSFSEIAEAIAAGEQSLRDSNGQTLLALRSQAEPGGNLASTRPVRTPVIDEIRIINSGKVSDQVVRNLLRQEIGEPLNIERLEKDMGTIYGTDYFSRVNYEIVNEDERNVLLVRTSGRETGTDYLRLGLNLVDDFRGGSYFNIGASYRVNGVNPLGAEWLTRLQIGQHQLVYSEFYQPLDFGSRYFVAPFIDVESQNVEVIIDNDPVVDYRQLRYGGGINLGRQIANNGEVRFGLSRYWGESKVRVGDPDSPSFSFEEAFYTLQLERDTLDNVNFPRAGDEGKLVWRLSEPDLGANERYRQAEFKYNRVFSLGANTWQLGAFLGRTDSKVDVAQSSFLLGGIGRFSGFRQNGLAGQNYNMGRVIYYRQLNPGNFLPVSLPLYLGGSFEYGRVYNKDDDGFDTGYMGAGSLMVGMDTLLGPLFLGFGANQEGERALYMNLGQTF; encoded by the coding sequence ATGTTCAAACGCCTTGTTTTCGTTCTGCTGGTTGTCCTGACGCCGCTACTGCAGGCGCAGGCAGATCAATTGCGCACTGGTCTGGTACTGTCGGGCGGCGGCGCCCGCGGCCTGGCCCACATTGGCGTCCTCAAACAGATCGAGGAACTCAACATTCCCATTCATGCGATCGCCGGCACCAGCATGGGTGCGGTGATTGGCGGTCTGTACGCCGCCGGCTACAGTGCCGATGAGCTGCAGGCCATAGCGCTGGAACTGGACTGGGTGAACACCCTCAGCGACAATCCCATGCGCGAGGACATTCCCTACCGGCGCAAACAGGATGACCGCGATTTCCTGGTCAAGCAGCGCCTGACCTTCGACCGTGGCCGTTTGGGTCTGCCTCTGGGCCTGCTGCAGGGCCAAAACCTGACCCTGGCTCTGGAGACCCTGCTGGTTCACACCAACGATGTCGAAAACTTCGACCGTTTGCCAATTCCGTTCCGGGCAGTAGCTACCGATATCGCCACCGGTGAGGCCGTGGTATTCGACCAGGGCCATCTGCCCCAGGCTATTCGCGCCAGTATCGCCCTGCCCGGCTTTTTCTCGCCGGTCAAGATCGGTGACCGGCTACTGGTCGATGGGGTGCTGAGCAAGAACGTGCCCGTGGATGTTGCCCGCAGCATGGGTGTTGACCGGGTAATCGTGGTCGACATCGGCACCCCGCTCAAATCCGCCAGCGATCTCAACTCGATCCTCGACATCATGGATCAGACCACCACTCTGCTGACCCGGGCTAATACCGAGAAACAGCTGGCGACCCTCGGCCCCAATGATCTTCTGTTGCAGCCAGCGCTGGGCGATATGGGCTTTAGCAGCTTCTCCGAAATTGCCGAAGCGATTGCCGCCGGCGAGCAGAGTCTCAGAGACAGCAACGGTCAAACCCTACTGGCACTGCGTTCTCAGGCTGAGCCAGGCGGTAATCTGGCCAGCACTCGCCCGGTCCGTACCCCAGTGATCGATGAAATTCGCATTATCAACAGTGGCAAGGTGTCCGATCAGGTCGTACGCAACCTGTTGCGCCAGGAAATTGGCGAGCCGCTCAATATCGAGCGACTGGAAAAGGACATGGGCACCATCTACGGCACCGACTATTTCAGCCGGGTCAATTATGAGATCGTCAACGAAGATGAGCGCAATGTTCTTTTGGTGCGCACCAGCGGCCGGGAAACCGGGACCGACTATCTGCGCCTGGGCCTCAACCTGGTCGATGATTTCCGTGGCGGCAGCTATTTCAATATCGGTGCCAGTTACCGGGTCAACGGCGTCAACCCCCTGGGCGCCGAATGGCTGACTCGCCTGCAAATCGGCCAGCACCAGCTCGTTTACAGCGAGTTTTACCAGCCCCTGGATTTTGGCTCACGCTATTTCGTTGCGCCCTTTATCGATGTCGAATCGCAGAACGTCGAAGTCATCATCGACAACGATCCGGTCGTCGACTACCGGCAGCTACGCTACGGCGGCGGTATCAATCTGGGCCGACAAATCGCCAACAACGGCGAGGTACGTTTCGGCCTGTCACGCTACTGGGGCGAATCGAAGGTCCGGGTTGGCGACCCCGACTCCCCGTCCTTCAGTTTCGAGGAAGCGTTCTACACCCTGCAGCTTGAGCGCGACACGCTGGACAACGTCAACTTCCCGCGCGCGGGTGACGAGGGCAAACTGGTCTGGCGTCTGTCAGAACCGGATCTGGGAGCCAACGAGCGTTACCGCCAGGCCGAGTTCAAGTACAACCGGGTGTTCAGTCTCGGAGCCAACACCTGGCAACTGGGCGCCTTCCTTGGCCGTACCGACAGCAAGGTCGATGTGGCCCAGAGCAGCTTCCTGCTCGGCGGCATCGGCAGGTTTTCCGGTTTCCGCCAGAATGGCCTGGCCGGTCAGAACTACAATATGGGTCGGGTAATCTACTACCGGCAACTGAACCCGGGCAATTTCCTGCCGGTCAGTCTGCCGCTCTATCTGGGCGGAAGCTTCGAGTACGGGCGGGTTTACAACAAGGACGACGATGGCTTCGACACCGGTTATATGGGTGCCGGCAGCCTGATGGTTGGCATGGACACCCTGCTCGGCCCGCTGTTCCTCGGTTTTGGCGCCAACCAGGAGGGTGAGCGGGCGCTGTACATGAATCTGGGGCAGACCTTCTGA